A single region of the bacterium genome encodes:
- the dapB gene encoding 4-hydroxy-tetrahydrodipicolinate reductase — translation MIKLIILGCCGRMGSSIARLASEDPQIKIAGLVEKKQHPMIGTNLYGCEISDELLDVINKGDCLIDFTSPDSLMEHIDIAKENEKVIVIGTTGLSKDQMAHMKSASKYIPILYSSNMSFGMNVIFKLLPQVSKLLSSFDIEIIEAHHKHKLDSPSGTAKRLYEILAESRGYDIEKAAVYGRKGKKKKEDNEIGLMSIRLGDVVGDHTIIFGGSGERIEITHRATSRDVFAYGAIRAAKFIVHKEPKLYSILDLL, via the coding sequence ATGATTAAGTTAATTATTCTAGGGTGTTGTGGAAGGATGGGCTCTAGCATTGCAAGGCTTGCATCGGAAGACCCTCAAATAAAGATTGCTGGTCTTGTTGAGAAAAAACAACATCCAATGATAGGAACCAATCTTTATGGATGCGAGATTTCTGATGAGCTGTTAGATGTTATAAACAAAGGCGATTGTTTAATTGATTTTACAAGCCCTGATTCCCTGATGGAGCATATTGATATTGCAAAAGAGAATGAAAAGGTAATTGTTATTGGAACAACGGGTCTTTCAAAGGATCAAATGGCACATATGAAAAGCGCATCAAAGTATATCCCTATTCTCTATTCATCTAATATGAGCTTTGGGATGAATGTTATATTTAAGCTCTTACCGCAGGTTTCAAAGCTCCTTTCCTCTTTTGACATTGAGATAATTGAGGCGCACCATAAGCATAAGCTTGATTCTCCCTCTGGAACAGCAAAAAGGCTCTATGAGATATTAGCAGAATCTCGTGGATATGATATTGAAAAAGCAGCAGTGTATGGAAGAAAGGGCAAAAAAAAGAAAGAGGACAATGAGATAGGTTTAATGAGCATAAGGTTAGGCGATGTTGTTGGAGACCATACAATTATATTTGGTGGTAGTGGCGAGAGAATAGAAATTACCCATCGTGCAACCTCAAGGGATGTCTTTGCTTATGGTGCTATTAGGGCAGCTAAATTTATTGTCCATAAAGAGCCAAAATTATATTCCATCCTTGATCTTCTTTAG